TTTTTGGCCTGGTCAACGACGGCAGCTTTGAGTTCGGCGAGTGCGGCGCGGGCTCGGCCTGGACCTGCACCACCAACACGACCTGCTCCTGGATTCTCAATCCGATCTCCGTCTGGGGCTATCCCGCGTACGACGGTGTTCTCTGTGCTTGGCTGGGCGGCTTCTGCGGCGGCCCGAACAGCAACGGCTTCTGCCAGAGCCTCTTCATCGATGGCATGTACCTGGACTGGAAGTGGATGGGCTACGTGAACAGTGGCTGCGGCACCGTCTACGTCAAGGCCAATGGCAACACCGTGTGGAGCCACACGATGCAGCTGTCCGAGCACACCTACGGCACCTGGAACAACGCGAGCGCGTTCTGGGGCAACATCAGCCTGGCGGCCTACTGCGGCCAGACCGTGAACCTCTGCCTCGAGTGGACCGCCTGCCCCGATGGCGCCAGCAACGACAACATGCTGGCCGACTACGTGACCCTGAACACGCAGTGCGGCGTCGCGACCGAGGATGCCTCGATCTCGACCGTCAAGGCCCTGTACTAGTCTCTCGCTTACGGAAGCAGAGCATTGCGCCGCGGCCCTCGGGCCGCGGCGCTTTTTTGTGGCTAGATCCCGAAGCGGATGGTCGCCGCGAAGTAGGGCCCGCTGCCTTCGTCCAGGTCGATCGCATCGATCAGCGCAGACTCGCCTTCCAGCGTCCAGTCGCCGCTGGTCAGCTCGTAGCCGCCTTCGACCAGCACGCCCGCCCAGCGGGCCAGGCGCAGATCGAGCCCGTAGTGCGGACGCAGGAGCAGAAAGAGCTGCTCGCCGCGCAGGTAGACTTCCACGAGGCCCGAGTCGGCGGTGCGCTCGACGGTGAGCTCGCTGCGGCCGCCGCCGAGGGCAAGACCCGCCTCCAGGAAGAGCCGCTTGTGCAGAGGCAGCACGCCCTTCACGTCGAAGTAGCCGGCGCCGCGCGTGAAACGGCTGAAGTCGTCGCCCCGCTCGCTCTCGCCGGCGCCGCCGTAACCGCCGCCGCCCAGGGCGACGAAGAGCCGATCGCCGCTGTGCATGCTGAACCAGCCGGCGCCGCCCCAGCTCAGCGTCTTCTCGGGTAGCGTGATGAGGCCGGCATCGGCGAGCGCGCGGTTGGCGTCGTCCAGGTCCAGCTCTCGCCAGACCATGCCGGGCCCGCCACCCGTGCCCGTGCCGTCCAGGTAGTCGTCCTTGAAGTCCTCGTCCTCCCAGAACTTGTCGAAGTCCTTGCTGAGATCCTCGGGTGTCGGCGAGGGCGGCGTCTGAGCGGCGGCGGGAACCGCGAGGCAGAGCGCGAGCAGGAGCGCGAGACGAGTCATCGTTACCCCTTTCGCCGGCGCGGGCCGGCGCTACTTGAGGTGGAACTCGAGGATATCGCCGTCGGCGACCGGGTGCGCCCGGTCCACCGTCTGGCCGTCGAACTTGCCCGACCCCCAGAGGCGGGCCGATGAGAAGCGCTCCACGAACTCCCGGTGCACCTTGGCCGCGACGTCGATCACCGTGCTGCCCAGGGGC
This region of bacterium genomic DNA includes:
- a CDS encoding TGS domain-containing protein; this encodes PLGSTVIDVAAKVHREFVERFSSARLWGSGKFDGQTVDRAHPVADGDILEFHLK